Genomic window (Candidatus Zixiibacteriota bacterium):
CTGGCCATAAGTCACAGCGTGATGTAACTGTACTTGTTTTCTTTTCTTGCTGCCTGAAGCATTTGCGTCTCCCGTATTCGGACTCGGCCAATTCATGTCCTTTACCGCCGCCGGAAGCATCCCGCTCATTTTTCCAGGTACTCTCCGTACGTATGATTCCCTGCCATCTTTCCAGTCTACTACTCTTGCGGTTGGCCAAGATAAAGACCCGTTTTCTTTGGTGCGGTGCGCCGACTTCAACCGCGCTGAATACTCCGCACTTAGGTTGGTACGCCATTTCTTCCAGATCGGCGAGGACTTCGGCGATCCCTTTGCTAAGATGTCCTTCAACATTTTCGAGAAAAACCCACCCTGACTGACAGGCCCGAATCGTTTCCCGAACAAAAGGCCATAGGTGTCTTTCATCTTCACTGCCACGGCGTTTCCCAGCAGTACTGAATGGCTGACAGGGGTACCCCCCAGTAAGGATATCAACGAGACCTCGAAAGAGTCCCGGTTTGAAGGTCTTAAGATCCGTCCAGATAGGTGCCGGAACCATCCGCCCCGTTTCCATCTGGTTAACCAGGTTCGCAGCAGCGAAAGCTTCGATCTCCACATGAGTGAGGACGGTGACGCTTCCAAACACTCTCTCAAGTCCTCTTTCGATCCCACCATACCCTGTGCATAGGCTGAGTATAGTGGGTGATTCTTGGGTATTATCCACACTGTAGGTCCCCCGTCCATTTGTAAGTAAACGATCCGGTATCAAAGCATCTACTGCTTTTTAATCTCCCCCGTGTGACTTTTTTAGCCCCGAATCCCAAGGCGCCGGTTATTGGTATCCTGGCTTCCTTTAATTTACGTAGGACAGTCTGGGGGTCTTGATCTTTTTTATCTATCGTGACAGTTATT
Coding sequences:
- a CDS encoding DNA cytosine methyltransferase codes for the protein MDNTQESPTILSLCTGYGGIERGLERVFGSVTVLTHVEIEAFAAANLVNQMETGRMVPAPIWTDLKTFKPGLFRGLVDILTGGYPCQPFSTAGKRRGSEDERHLWPFVRETIRACQSGWVFLENVEGHLSKGIAEVLADLEEMAYQPKCGVFSAVEVGAPHQRKRVFILANRKSSRLERWQGIIRTESTWKNERDASGGGKGHELAESEYGRRKCFRQQEKKTSTVTSRCDLWPARPGELQHEWEEPRVATQSELGRTVAGSAPRTDRLRLLGNGVVPQTAEKAFITLYNRSRYGSDRFYT